In Aquimarina spinulae, a single window of DNA contains:
- a CDS encoding amidophosphoribosyltransferase yields MSDALKHECGIAFIRLLKPLEYYKEKYGSAFYGVNKMYLMMEKQHNRGQDGAGFASIKLDTTPGERYISRVRSSESQPIQDIFSQINDRINKELVEHPEYADDVELQKKNIPYIGEVLLGHVRYGTFGKNSVESVHPFLRQNNWMHRNLIVAGNFNMTNNDVLFNNLVRLGQHPKDKVDTVTVMEKIGHFLDSEVAKLYKKLKKEGFNKNEASPQIAERLNVAKILKKSSRDWDGGYAMAGMLGHGDAFVLRDPAGIRPAYYYKDDEVVVVASERPVIQTVFNVAFDDVLELDPGKAIIVKKNGDTSINRIIDPLERKACSFERIYFSRGSDAEIYEERKSLGRLLMPQVLEEIDHDTVNTVFSFIPNTAETSFYGMVEAAQDELNKQKNETILSEKETLTDERLSEILSYRLRTEKIAIKDAKLRTFITEDSSRDDLVAHVYDVTYGVVKQEDNLVIIDDSIVRGTTLKKSIIKMMDRLKPKKIVIVSSAPQIRYPDCYGIDMARLEGLIAFQAALELLKENGNYDLVEQVYEKCKAQENLVDSEVQNFVKEIYSGFSDQEVSDKISELLSDKSVKADVKIIYQTVDNLHKACPKNLGDWYFTGDYPTIGGNRVVNKAFINFFEGKNERAY; encoded by the coding sequence ATGAGTGATGCGTTAAAACACGAATGCGGTATAGCATTTATTAGATTATTAAAACCATTAGAGTATTATAAGGAGAAATACGGTAGTGCATTTTATGGAGTAAATAAAATGTATCTAATGATGGAAAAACAACATAATCGAGGTCAGGATGGTGCTGGATTTGCAAGTATTAAATTAGATACAACTCCTGGCGAACGATATATAAGTAGAGTTCGATCTAGTGAATCGCAGCCAATACAAGATATTTTTTCTCAGATTAATGATAGGATTAATAAAGAATTGGTGGAGCATCCAGAATATGCTGACGATGTCGAACTACAGAAAAAAAATATTCCCTATATAGGAGAAGTACTTCTGGGACATGTACGCTATGGGACATTTGGTAAAAATAGTGTAGAGAGTGTTCATCCTTTTTTAAGACAGAACAATTGGATGCACCGTAACCTTATTGTAGCAGGTAACTTTAATATGACTAACAATGATGTGTTGTTTAATAACCTTGTAAGATTAGGACAGCATCCAAAAGATAAGGTAGATACCGTTACTGTAATGGAAAAAATAGGCCACTTTTTGGATTCTGAAGTAGCCAAGTTATATAAGAAATTAAAGAAAGAAGGGTTTAATAAAAATGAAGCCTCTCCTCAAATTGCAGAACGATTAAATGTTGCTAAAATCCTTAAAAAATCATCAAGAGATTGGGATGGAGGTTATGCCATGGCAGGAATGCTTGGGCATGGTGATGCTTTTGTTTTAAGAGATCCGGCAGGAATTAGACCAGCATACTATTATAAAGATGATGAAGTAGTGGTGGTTGCTTCAGAAAGACCTGTTATTCAAACTGTATTTAATGTTGCTTTTGATGATGTATTAGAACTTGATCCGGGAAAAGCAATTATCGTCAAAAAGAATGGGGATACATCGATAAATAGAATTATTGATCCATTAGAGAGAAAAGCATGTTCTTTTGAGCGTATTTATTTTTCACGAGGAAGTGATGCCGAAATTTACGAAGAAAGAAAGAGTTTAGGAAGATTGCTTATGCCTCAGGTTTTAGAAGAAATTGATCATGATACAGTAAATACCGTTTTTTCTTTTATTCCGAATACAGCCGAAACCTCTTTTTACGGTATGGTTGAAGCAGCCCAGGATGAATTAAATAAGCAGAAGAACGAAACTATTCTTTCAGAAAAAGAGACATTAACAGATGAACGTCTATCAGAAATTCTCTCGTACAGATTAAGAACAGAGAAAATTGCAATCAAAGATGCTAAGCTTCGTACTTTTATTACAGAAGATAGTAGTAGAGATGATTTGGTAGCTCATGTCTATGATGTGACTTATGGTGTAGTAAAACAAGAAGATAATTTAGTCATAATTGATGATAGTATCGTTAGAGGAACGACACTTAAAAAGAGTATTATCAAGATGATGGATAGATTGAAGCCAAAGAAAATCGTTATTGTTTCTTCGGCACCACAAATTCGTTATCCAGATTGTTACGGAATTGATATGGCAAGATTAGAGGGGTTAATTGCATTTCAGGCAGCATTAGAGCTGTTAAAAGAAAATGGAAATTATGATTTGGTAGAGCAGGTTTATGAAAAATGTAAAGCCCAGGAAAATTTAGTAGACTCTGAAGTGCAAAATTTTGTAAAAGAAATCTATAGTGGATTTTCTGATCAGGAAGTAAGTGATAAAATATCAGAATTATTAAGTGATAAATCGGTAAAAGCCGATGTAAAGATTATTTATCAAACTGTCGATAACCTTCATAAAGCCTGCCCTAAGAATCTTGGAGATTGGTATTTTACAGGAGATTATCCAACAATAGGAGGAAATAGAGTTGTGAATAAGGCTTTTATAAACTTCTTTGAAGGAAAAAATGAAAGAGCTTATTAA
- a CDS encoding PfkB family carbohydrate kinase, producing MSKLLIVGSIAFDAIETPFGKTDKILGGAAPYIALSASNFNISSSIVSVVGEDFPLDYLSMLQEKNIDTSAVEIVKGGKTFFWSGRYHNDLNSRDTLDTQLNVLADFNPVVPDNYKDADIVMLGNLNPLVQLGVIEQLTTTPKLTILDTMNFWMEDAFLGDLLKVISKVDVITINDEEARQLSGEYSLVKAARAIEKMGPKYVVIKKGEHGALLFHEEQIFFAPALPLEEVFDPTGAGDTFAGGFSGYLTKTDDISFENMKKAIIHASNLASFCVEKFGTERMENLNRDEVQRRLQQFRELTQFEIELS from the coding sequence ATGAGTAAATTACTTATTGTAGGTTCTATTGCCTTTGATGCTATTGAGACACCTTTTGGTAAAACTGATAAAATATTAGGAGGAGCAGCCCCTTATATTGCGCTTTCTGCCTCGAATTTCAACATTTCTTCATCAATTGTTTCTGTGGTTGGAGAAGATTTTCCCTTGGATTATCTTTCTATGCTTCAGGAAAAAAATATTGACACTTCTGCTGTTGAGATCGTAAAAGGAGGAAAGACTTTTTTCTGGAGTGGTCGATATCATAATGATTTAAATTCTAGAGATACATTAGATACACAACTTAATGTACTTGCAGATTTTAACCCTGTGGTTCCTGATAATTATAAAGATGCAGATATTGTGATGCTGGGAAATCTAAATCCGCTAGTACAGCTAGGTGTAATAGAACAACTTACTACTACCCCAAAACTTACGATATTAGATACTATGAATTTTTGGATGGAAGATGCTTTTTTGGGAGATCTTCTAAAAGTAATTTCAAAAGTAGATGTAATTACTATTAATGATGAAGAGGCCAGACAATTAAGTGGAGAATATTCTTTGGTAAAAGCAGCCAGAGCAATCGAAAAGATGGGGCCAAAATATGTTGTGATTAAAAAAGGAGAACACGGAGCTTTGTTATTTCATGAAGAACAGATCTTCTTTGCTCCTGCACTACCATTAGAAGAAGTTTTTGATCCTACCGGAGCAGGAGATACATTTGCAGGAGGTTTTTCGGGATATCTAACCAAGACAGATGATATTTCATTCGAGAATATGAAAAAAGCAATTATTCATGCTTCAAACCTCGCGTCTTTTTGTGTAGAGAAATTTGGTACAGAGCGAATGGAGAATTTGAATCGAGATGAGGTCCAGAGGCGACTTCAGCAATTTAGAGAGTTAACACAATTCGAGATAGAATTGTCTTGA
- a CDS encoding M12 family metallopeptidase, which translates to MKKLNLAKLVLATSLSVLFFNCEKDSEDIIETNQHTDAKTAHVCIEKWNTNENDSKAASVKAKEWQAGQTIRVKFLNGNNFVQSKVRQYAVAWESYANIKFEWVSSNSSANIKIGFKEGQFANDGGSWSYLGTDSNDHAHSMHFGWFNNSTSDTEFRRTTIHEFGHALGLIHEHQNPVAGINWDKEAVYAYYAGPPNNWSRAQVDNNLFRRYEASTSNYSTYDPLSIMHYPIPAAHTTDGVAVGSNSQLSATDKSFIARIYPGSSTGGGNCDGVAEFNGNPSSYSVGDKVTYQGTLYQLTASGSWNNLGACDSTPPTDICAGVAEFNGNPSSYSVGDKVTYRGTLYQLTASGSWNNLGACGN; encoded by the coding sequence ATGAAAAAATTAAATTTAGCTAAACTCGTTTTAGCTACATCGCTGTCGGTTTTATTCTTCAATTGCGAAAAAGATTCTGAAGACATTATCGAAACTAATCAACATACAGATGCAAAAACTGCTCATGTATGTATCGAAAAATGGAACACTAACGAGAATGATTCAAAAGCTGCCAGTGTTAAAGCAAAAGAATGGCAAGCTGGTCAAACTATCCGTGTAAAATTCTTAAATGGAAATAATTTTGTACAGTCTAAAGTAAGACAATATGCTGTAGCATGGGAAAGTTATGCAAACATTAAATTTGAATGGGTATCTTCAAACAGCAGTGCAAACATCAAAATTGGTTTTAAAGAAGGTCAATTTGCAAACGATGGTGGATCTTGGTCTTATTTAGGAACCGATTCTAATGATCATGCACATAGTATGCATTTTGGATGGTTTAACAACAGTACTTCTGATACAGAGTTTAGAAGAACTACCATTCACGAATTTGGACATGCTCTTGGTTTAATTCATGAACATCAAAATCCTGTAGCAGGAATTAACTGGGATAAAGAGGCAGTTTATGCTTACTATGCTGGACCACCAAACAACTGGAGTAGAGCACAGGTAGACAACAACCTTTTTAGACGTTATGAAGCAAGTACTTCTAACTATAGTACATACGATCCGTTATCAATAATGCATTACCCTATTCCTGCAGCACATACTACAGATGGTGTTGCCGTAGGAAGTAATAGTCAATTATCTGCAACAGATAAATCTTTTATTGCAAGAATATACCCTGGTTCTAGTACTGGTGGTGGTAACTGTGATGGTGTAGCAGAATTTAATGGTAATCCTTCTTCTTATTCTGTGGGAGATAAAGTAACATACCAAGGAACTTTATACCAATTAACAGCTAGTGGTTCATGGAATAACCTTGGTGCGTGTGATAGCACTCCTCCTACTGATATTTGTGCTGGTGTAGCAGAATTTAATGGTAATCCTTCTTCTTATTCTGTGGGAGATAAAGTAACGTATAGAGGAACTTTATACCAATTAACAGCTAGTGGTTCATGGAATAACCTTGGTGCATGTGGTAACTAA